A genomic window from Schistocerca serialis cubense isolate TAMUIC-IGC-003099 chromosome 4, iqSchSeri2.2, whole genome shotgun sequence includes:
- the LOC126474888 gene encoding cuticle protein 16.5-like: MAAMQVLVFLSSLAALCAAKPGYLGLGGVAHGVAVPAAPAVLAAAPGVVRVPPGGAANIVIGPGGIPLDTPEVVVNRIAHLTAVAETRVRDAVVNAADAAADAADAASAAAAAAAAVPAVAAAPSVVAAPSVAAPALAAQAIVAGRTPAATVLAAPAAVAAPAYAAPALVAGRTPAATVLAGHAPAAALVAPGALAAAAHLQAKAALLG; this comes from the coding sequence GTGTTTCTGAGCTCACTGGCGGCACTGTGCGCTGCTAAACCCGGGTACCTGGGGCTGGGCGGCGTCGCCCACGGCGTTGCGGTTCCCGCCGCCCCTGCTGTGCTGGCCGCAGCACCGGGAGTCGTTCGCGTTCCGCCCGGTGGGGCCGCCAACATCGTCATCGGGCCCGGCGGCATCCCGCTGGACACGCCAGAGGTGGTCGTGAATAGGATCGCCCACCTGACCGCCGTGGCAGAGACTCGCGTCCGCGACGCCGTGGTCAACGCCGCCGACGCCGCAGCCGACGCCGCCGACGCAGCCTctgccgccgctgctgcagcaGCCGCCGTCCCAGCCGTCGCTGCCGCCCCCAGTGTCGTCGCCGCCCCCTCTGTGGCCGCCCCCGCCCTTGCCGCTCAAGCCATTGTAGCAGGTAGGACGCCGGCTGCCACTGTGCTCGCCGCCCCTGCTGCCGTGGCCGCccccgcctacgccgcccccgcacTCGTCGCAGGAAGGACGCCGGCCGCCACGGTGCTGGCTGGCCACGCCCCTGCAGCAGCCCTCGTTGCGCCCGGTGCTCTGGCTGCAGCCGCCCATCTGCAAGCTAAGGCTGCTTTGCTGGGCTGA